A window of the Myripristis murdjan chromosome 15, fMyrMur1.1, whole genome shotgun sequence genome harbors these coding sequences:
- the LOC115373003 gene encoding gamma-adducin-like translates to MSLVEVRQTAGSMTLSLSSNDSKERYFDRMDENDPEYLRSRNMSPDLRQDFNMMEQKKRVTQILQSPVFKDELEGLIQDQLTKGNNPTGLLALRQIADLIMGNTLGGAGPLTSPISLGMVTPVNDLYGIESPTFAKGEKQNRCKLASLYRLVDLLSWARFTSSYITVRVTKEQDHILISPQGLSFAEVTAANLVKVNMIGDVVDQGSTELGIDHFGFSPHAAIYSMRPDVKCIIHIHTPATAAVSSMKSGILPISQDALLLGDVSYFGYHGCLDDKEEKVEFQKALGPTAKVMVLRNHGLVALGETIEEAFHYVYHSQQACEIQVSALRCSGGVDNLVLLDREKFKPLTQGAAAAGVVVDNEVKWKVGEAEFESLLRMLDNLGYRTGYSHRNPIVREKPRSKNDVEIPATVSTVPPEDGDLGLRSPLKFMAQKQQRERTRWLNSPNSYLKVNVPERSPSGECSPRTKTTWMKSSEPGNSSCTPIRIEDPNQFVPLNTDPTEVLDKRNRIREQHRGDQMTPGPKSQLLAGIVVDTTPGPAFIIEDEEQTRSLPPNPFSGLTEKELDEYKNIVEQKQQRQEDEDEDATDADEMTTFDGSTISLSLSPIMTPAKQETMPNGKDHLAELEEDLSIKVSKLSVSTTETVEISITTTEKTGENQTPESQSKSPKKKKKKFRTPSFLKKSKKKDKERDKDKEKVKEKDKEKEKEKDKEKEKEKDKEKEKEKTEA, encoded by the exons ATGAGTCTGGTGGAGGTGAGGCAGACGGCGGGGTCCATGACCCTGTCCCTGTCCAGCAACGACTCCAAGGAGCGCTACTTTGATCGCATGGATGAGAACGACCCGGAGTACCTCCGCTCTCGCAACATGTCTCCAGACCTGAGGCAGGACTTCAACATGATGGAGCAGAAGAAGAGGGTGACCCAGATCCTCCAGAGTCCA GTGTTTAAAGATGAGCTGGAAGGCCTGATCCAGGATCAGTTGACAAAGGGCAACAACCCCACAGGGCTCCTGGCCCTGAGGCAGATAGCTGACCTGATCATGGGCAACACATTGGGAGGGGCTGGCCCCTTGACTTCACCCATCA GCTTGGGAATGGTGACTCCAGTTAATGACTTGTATGGCATCGAGTCTCCAACTTTTGCCAAAGGGGAGAAACAGAATCGCTGCAAGCTGGCCAGCCTCTACAGGCTCGTCGACCTCCTCAGCTGGGCTCGTTTTACAAGCTCATACATTACT GTGCGTGTCACCAAAGAGCAGGACCACATTCTTATCAGCCCACAAGGTCTGTCTTTTGCTGAGGTGACAGCGGCAAACTTG GTCAAAGTAAACATGATCGGTGATGTGGTGGACCAGGGCTCTACCGAACTGGGAATTGACCATTTTGGTTTCAGTCCTCATGCAGCCATTTACTCCATGCGCCCTGATGTGAAGTGcatcatacacatacacaccccgGCCACAGCTGCT GTGTCCTCTATGAAAAGTGGAATCCTGCCCATTTCCCAGGATGCTTTGCTTCTGGGTGATGTGAGTTACTTTGGTTACCACGGCTGCCTGGATGATAAAGAGGAGAAGGTGGAGTTCCAGAAAGCCTTGGGCCCGACTGCCAAG gTGATGGTCCTGAGGAACCATGGGCTGGTCGCTCTCGGGGAGACTATTGAAGAGGCTTTCCACTATGTTTACCACTCACAGCAGGCTTGTGAAATCCAG GTGAGTGCCCTGAGGTGCTCCGGCGGAGTGGACAACCTCGTGCTCCTGGACAGGGAGAAGTTCAAACCCCTGACCCAGGGAGCGGCCGCCGCCGGGGTGGTGGTGGACAACGAGGTGAAATGGAAAGTGGGCGAGGCGGAGTTCGAGTCCCTTCTGAGGATGCTGGACAACCTG GGATACAGAACCGGCTACTCTCACAGGAACCCCATTGTGCGGGAGAAACCTCGCTCCAAGAACGACGTGGAGATCCCTGCCACGGTATCTACTGTCCCACCAGAGGACGGTGACTTGGGCCTGCGTAGCCCCCTCAAGTTTATGgcacagaaacagcagagagaaagaaccCGCTGGCTCAACTCACCCAACAGCTACCTGAAGGTCAATGTGCCTGAACGTTCACCCAGCGGGGAGTGCAGCCCCAGGACCAAGACCACG TGGATGAAGTCTTCAGAGCCAGGAAACAGTAGCTGCACCCCAATAAGGATCGAGGACCCCAACCAGTTTGTTCCACTCAACACTGATCCCACAGAGGTTTTGGACAAGAGGAACCGG ATAAGAGAACAGCACAGAGGTGACCAGATGACTCCAGGACCAAAGTCTCAGCTACTGGCAGGCATTGTTGTGGACACCACACCAGGACCA GCTTTCATCATTGAGGATGAGGAGCAGACTCGCTCACTTCCCCCCAACCCTTTCAGTGGGCTGACAGAGAAAGAGCTGGACGAGTACAAGAACATAGTGGAGCAAAAGCAGCAACGCCAAGAAG atgaggatgaggatgccACTGATGCAGATGAGATGACCACATTCGATGGCTCcaccatctccctctccctctcccccatAATGACTCCCGCTAAGCAAG AGACAATGCCCAATGGGAAGGACCACTTGGCAGAGTTAGAGGAGGATCTGAGCATCAAGGTTTCCAAGCTGAGCGTCAGCACTACAGAAACGGTTGAAATCTCCATAACGACCACGGAGAAGACGGGGGAGAATCAGACCCCAGAGAGCCAAAGCAAGTCCcccaagaaaaagaagaagaagttccGCACCCCTTCATTCCTgaaaaagagcaagaaaaaggacaaagagagagataaagacaaagaaaaagtaaaagaaaaggacaaagagaaagaaaaagagaaggacaaagagaaagaaaaagagaaggacaaagagaaagagaaagaaaaaacagaggcatAA